The sequence CAGGCGGCTGAGTGACAGCCCATCGGTGAAAAAGGAGAGTGAGCTGCCTCGCAGGGTGaactctgcctcctcctccaacCCCCCTGCCGAAGTGGACCCTGACACCATCCTGAAGGCACTCTTCAAGTCCTCAGGGGCCTCTGTGACCACGCAGCCCACAGAATTCAAAATCAAGCTTTGAGCAGGGGAGTGAGGCAGCTGGAAGTGGGGGCAGAGGAGGGTGGCTCTGTTTCCCCAAGGCAAAGCTTGTGACCAATGGGCCATCGGACTGGAGACCCCTGATTGTGGGAAGGGTCACCAGGGGTAAAGAGCTTCCTCACTGGATGGGACCCGCATTTCTGTGTTGTGTTCTGCCATGTGCTTTCTCTGTACGTTAACGTTTCCTGTAGTATGTTTCTTCTCCATCTCATCACCAAGTTAGGCTTGTGTTTTTCAGTGTGCCtccgccagcctcagccccaAGCTGATTTCTTATCTGGAAATGGTACACTGAATTCTCTGGGTGGCTTTCTTGTGGCCCCATGGGATGCAGGGCGGGGGCTGTCTGAAGGACCCTGCTTTTTCCAGGGGCCGACGGGCTGCCTGTCCTTTGTGTGTATTAAGCTTTTCAGACAACGGAGGGGATGGAAAACCCTGGTATCCTGATGGGAGCCAGGTCGGCCTGAGAGCTGTGCCGCTCCTCTGCCTGGTCATTGGAGGTGCCTGGGTGGGGAGCAGGTCTCAGGCCTCTTGTCCTCTCCCCAGTGGCTCCAGGTCTCACTAATGGCAAGGGCAGGATGAGGCTGCACCGCTGGGAAGAGTGTCCAAGCTCTTGGCTTGGAGGCCCGTGCTGTCTCCGCCCAGAGGAAGTTCTCCAGAGTTcacctttcccttttccttgagTTGTGCTGAATGCCCTACCCTAGCACTCTTTCCCTTCTGGGTGTCTCTGCTAGGAGGGGGTTGTGTTGTGAGCCCTCCTGGTTCTCACCTCGCCTGGCACTCATCACACCCTGGTTTTGTGCAGCTGCCAGCTCTCCTCTGGTTGGGCCTTTCAAAGGTTCAACCTCCCATTCTGCAATGCTGTGGGTTAGGAGCTTATTTGAATGGAAGAGGTCGGTTTGCTCCTGGCTCTCCATTTCTGGCCTAAGTTGTCAACAGGACAGTGGTCAGGAGTGCCTGGAGGCATATATCCAGCTGCCACCAAGGGGCACTGTTTGTTCCCACTTACGTGAGTGACCCATCCATCCATGACCAGAGGgttattttcctgccttggcaGAGGAGGAGTCAAGGGAGCAGGGCAGCTCTCCCAGGCAAGCTGTTTCCCCAGCATAGGCACAGGCAGTTGGGACAAAACTATAGAGCCCAGGGGCAGTCCCTGAATGACCAGGCCAGTGTTGTCCCTGGTGTCACTGAGTGGTCCCCTGCTGGTTTGCTGGGAATGAAGGGAATCCAGGCTGGCAGAGCTGGAACCAGTTGGGGAGCACAGTTCTGGGAGCTCTGCAAAATCAGTAGCAAGTGCTGGGAAAGGCGCATGCCAGAGATACTCAAGAGTTCCCGAGACTTGCTTGAGGCTGACCCAGTGAAGAAAAACCCAGAGACTCATGTTTCCAGAGGTCAGTCTGTCAGGCAGGAAGGACCCAGGGTTTGAACTCAGCTTCAGTCTGCAGACTCTGAGGCTGCCCAGGCCGGGAAAGTCCAAGGAAGGGGCCTGGTGGTGCTCCACTTCCAGTTCTTTAAAGAATGctgctttttattctcttaacccCTTCAAGTGGGTGCAGACTTCTTGTTAGCAGCTGGAAGACATTCCTCCCACACTTTACCCTTCCTGGCCCAAGAGAGCATCCAGAAGGCAGTTGGACCTGGTTTTTCAGGTACTGGGAACAGGGGACTCAGTGCTTGGACTCTGCTTAGGGTAGGGACGGTAAATATCCTGCCTGCATGGCTTTACCCTCCCTCTGATCCCAAAGCAGGGATCTTCTGGTTGTCACAGAGTTTGATTGAGTCCAGCTGCAGCCACGTGGCCATCTGGAGCTGGTGCTGTAGGTGACCATCTGGTACATTGAGGGGACCTGTTTGCCTCCTCCACTCTATAAGTGGTAATCTTGGGAGACCGGGAAGAGAAGGTGGTGGGCTAGTCCTGTGTCCTTCACTTCCCATGCCCCCGTGTTACCCGTCTGTGTCTCCCAtgcagaaggagaggaagaggcatTAAGGGATGAAGGGTGATTATGTATTATCCATTTCTGAATAAACATTTGGTATTCCTACctttgagttactttttttttttgagacaaagtctcactttattgcccagattgaagtgcaggggcactatcttggctcactgcaacctccgcagccagactcaaataatcctcctacctcagcctcccaattagctgggactacaggtgtgcatcaccatgcctggctaatttttgtagagatggggtttcaccatgttgcacaggctggtcttgaactcttgacctcaggtggtctgccttcctcagcctcccaaagttggaattacaggcatgagccaccacacccagccaagggtTTTGATCTTCAGGGATTTCAGCATTTGGAGTGcaacttaattatttaaaaaataggttccTGATACGatacccaggatggtctttaactcctgggcccaagtgatcctcctgcttcggcctctcaaagtgttggggttacaggcatgagccactgctcccctCCAGGGATGCAAATTATTTGATACTCCTTTCATCAGAAGATGGGGTCCCATGCCCATCCTGAACCCAAGTGTGCTCTGTTACTACTTTGACCAGATGTGACTTTGCCATTTCTGGGCCTAGGCTTTCAAAGACTGTCACTTCCCCATTTTCTGTGTGTGGAACATTCTCTGGGAGCCTTAACACACCACATTAAAAGTTGCCTGTTGGGGCCAGCATGTtcactcactcctgtaatcccagcagtttgcaaggccgaggcaggcagatcacatgaggtcaggagtttgagaccagcctgacgaacatggtaaaaccccgtctctaccaaaaattacaaaaattagaggggcggccgggcgcggtggctcaagcctgtaatcctagcactttgggaggccgagacgggcggatcacgaggtcaggagatcgagaccatcctggctaacacggtgaaaccccgtctctactaaaaatacaaaaaaaaaaaaaattagccgggcgaggtggcgggcgcctgtagtcccagctacacgggaggctgaggcaggagaatggcgtaaacacgggaggcggagcttgcagtgagctgagatccggccactgcactccagcccgggcgacagagcgagactccgtctcaacaacaaaaaaaaaaaggggcatggtggtgggcacctgtaatcccagctactggggggctgaggcaggagaatcacttgaatctgggaggtggaggttgcagtgaggtgaaatcacgccactgcactccagcctgggcaacagcgagactctcaaaagaaaaaaaaagttgactatctgctgggcatggtggcttatgcctgtagtcccagcagtttgggatgctggggcaggaagattacttgagcgtaaggagttcgggaccagcttgggcaatagagtgaagccctatctctacaaaaacaaaaacaaaaacgaaaaatgacctcagctactcaggaggctaaagtggagGATCATTTgcacccaggagacagaggtagcagtgagctgtgatcatgccactgtactccagcctgggcaacagagtgagactgcaggAAAACAAAAGACTACCGAGTCTCATGTGGAACTGCCCACCTGACATCTCCCCTGAAAGGCCTAATGGGCGTCTCACCATGGCCCACAGAGAACTGATCCACTTGATTTTCCCCAAGCTGGCCCCTCTCCTGCAGTCTCCCCATCTCAGTCAATGGCAACACCATCCTTTTAGTTGCCCCGACTGAAAACCTAGCAGCCATCCTGGATTTCTCTCACACTGTCTATTCAAGGTGTGAATGCATGAGTGGAAAGCTGAGTTCGCACTCGTGACTGGCCGGGGTCAACGCTGACGTTCCCTCCCACTTCCGCGCGCTGATTTGACTCTGAGCTGATGAAGGTTGGGCCCTGGCGGGCGGGGCCGGAGAGGCGGGCCTGGAGCCAGGGGGCGGGACAGACGCCACGGAAACGCGCTCGCGCCGGCGCCGAACCACAACTTCTGGCGGCCCCCGCGCTTCCGGGCGGCAAGATGGTGGCGCGCAGGAGGAAGCGGCTGGCGCGGGAACGGGACGACCGTATCCCGAGCCCACCGGGTTACACAGGTGAGGAGCTCCGGGAGGCGAGACCGGGGGCGGTCAGGCATCGCCAGGAGGTGTTTGGGGGTTGGCGGCGGCCGAGGGTCCCCAGGAGCGGCCGCACGGTTAGGTGTGAGCCCCGGTGGCCCCTGGCCCCAGGCTCGGGAGGTCGTGAGGCTCCGAGGACGCAGGAGGCGCTCTTCTGTCTTCCCACTCTACCAGGGCGAGCCTGTCTTCGTCCACGCTTCCCGTGGGTGAGCCCACCTCTGTCCACCCCTCACCCAGGGCAAACCCATTTCCGTCCACACTCGCTCATCCAGGTGAGCCCATCCCCTTGTCATCGTCTCTGCTCCTAGTCCAGCCCCCAGCAGCTCTTACCTGGGCTGTTATGGGCTCTCCTATTTGGTTGCCCTCCTTCTCATCTTGCCGCTGCTTCTGTTCTCCACCCATGTGGTAGAATGTTCTTTTTAAGTCCATTTAAAATTTAGATCATGTCTCACACGCCCACGATAGCCCCCACATCCACTGCATTCCCTCCAGTGGCTTTATCAGGTAGCTTCTAAAACAAAAAGCAGACTTCTTAACCTGTGTGGGCCACGTGGTCTGGCTGGTGCTGACCTAAggctctttctgtttctctgaggCAAGGTGCTTTTTCCCCCCTGGGTTTTTGCACGTGCTGTGCCAATTTGTTGCTTATTGGCGTTTCTGGTCTGAGCTTTAATGTTGCTTCCTCAAAGAGGCCATCCCTGAGAGCCTATGGAAAGAAGACCTCTGCCACCCCATGACCCTGTAATGTTTCTTTCATAATTGATACAAGCTTGCTGTATGCTTACTTGGTAATTGTCTTCTCCGTTATTGCAACTGAGCTTCCTGAGTTCAGGGACCGCAGCTCTATGCCAACCGGTAGTCTGACGGAGGTGTGAGAAAAATAGAAGCAGTTCCTAGCTTTATGAGATTACAGTCATGGGTGTGCCAGCGATTAATCAAAGAGTCTCATCAGTATAGcctacagacttttttttttttttttttttttttttttttgagacggagtcttgctctgtcacccaggctggagtgcagtggccggatctcagctcactgcaagctccgcctcccgggttcacgccattctcctgactcagcctcccgagtagctgggactacagatgcccgccaccgcgcccggctagttttttgtatttttagtagagacggggtttcatgttagccaggatggtctcgatctcctgaccttgtgatccgcccgcctcggcctcccaaagtgctgggattacaggtttgagccaccgcgcccggcagcctACAGACTATTAAGAGAAGCTGTGAAGGCACAGGCAGTGGGATCTGACCTGGCAGGAGGGGCTGCGGGTGATGCTGAGGAAGCGAGGTTTGAGCTAAACCTGAAGGTTAGTGGGAAGGAAGAGGGTGACGCGCCAGGTAAGAGAGGCCAGTGTGTGTGAGGCCCTGGTGTACCCAGGGGAAGAGGGAGAATCCAAGGTGGTGGGGGAAGATGGTACGAGAAGAGGCCACAGTGGCAGGCAGGGTCTCTCGGAGCTTCCAGCCACGGTTAAGATTTTGGTGTTCACTCCAAGAGCCGCAGGGTTCGAGAGCTTCCCTTTCATTGCGCCCCCATCTGTAATCATTGCCCATTTATCTTCTCTTTCCCTGCACCACCTTGGGAGGCCCTCCTGGGCAGACTCTTAGAGCCCGCACAGGCTTTGCCAAAGGGTCGGGTCGGGGGGTTGGTGaagggatggatggattgatgagCAGATAGGACTAGAcagggatgtggagaaaggaaGTTGTGTGAATGTCTTGCTGGCCTCAGCTCAGGGTAGCCTGgccatccctcccctcccatTTCCTTTCCAGCTATTCCAATCAAGTTCTCTGAAAAGCAGCAGGCTTCTCACTACCTCTATGTGAGGGCACTTGGCATTTGACAAGGCACCAAGTCCACCTGGCCTCAGAAGAGGACTCTTTTTGTCCTCAATGTGCCCCCATACTGCACAGAAGTGAGCTAGTGTCTGGGAGGGGACCTGTGGGCTCTAGGTGGGGGCTCCCTTGGCCTCCACCAAGTCCTTGGTGGTGAGACGGACACAGCTAATGGGAGCCCCAGAGGAGAGTGTCCAGAGGGCTACCTTGATCTCCAGTCAGGAAACGGGTTTTTCAAAGATGTCTTTAAAAGTATAatcctgccaggcatggtggctcatgcctgtaattccagcactttgggaggctgaagggggcagatcacccgaagtcaggagttcaagaccagcctggccagcatgatgaaaccccgtctctactaaaaaacacaaaaaattagccaggcgtgatggcgtgcGCCAGTagactactcaggaagctgaagcatgagaatcccttgaacctgggaggcggaggttgcagtgagccgagattgtgcctctacaatccagtctgggtgacagagtgagactccatctcaaaagaacccaaaaaaaccccaaaattagctggatatggtggcacacgcctgtaatcccaactacttgggggactgaggcacaagaactgcttgaacctgagaggcggaggttgcagtgatccaaggtctgccactgcactccagcctggcaacagtgtgagactctgtctcaaaaaaaaagaaaaagtataatcCTAAGTAGCCCAAGGCTTTTTTACGTATTACCCGAAGTTGTTTGAATTGCGTGTTTTCTTTGAGATTATACGTGTCCATAGTTTAAAACTAGGAAAgtataaggaaataaaaagtgcCTCTCGTTCTATCCAAACacaactgttaatttttttttttttttacaaaaactaAACTAAGGGAATTGCTCCCTCTGTTGCTCACGCTGGAgcgctgcgatctcagctcactgcgacctcgcttcctgagttcaagagattctcctgccatagcctcccaagcagctggaattacaggcgcccaccaccacgtccggctaatttttgtatttttagtatagacaaggtttcaccatgttggccaggctggtcttgaactcctgacctgaagtaatccgccccccctcagcctcccaaagtgctgggattacatgcgtgagccaccacccctggtcAAGAGAACTGTTGgatttgttttcaaaaaagaaactaatttgTAAAAGAATCCTCTaaacttagagaaaaaagaagcGTGTAGAAGAGGGGGTGTGAGTACTGACCTTTTTTGAAGTGCAGCATGTGTACAGGGAAGGGCCCCAGTGGCAGGTGTCCAGCTCGCTGCATCCCAGAGACAGAACATACCTGTGTAGTCAGCACCCAGGTGGAGACACAGCAGCACATCCCAGAACCCCCACTGATAACCTCCATCCTGACTGTCACAGCATAGGGTCACCACTGCTGATTCAGACAGACAACCTGCATCCTGACTGTCACAGTATAGTGTCACCACTGCTGATTCAGACAGACAACCTCCATCCTGACTGTCACAGCATAGGGTCACCACTGCTGATTCAGGTAGTAAAACTtgtcatatatataaaatcagaataataGCAAGAATGTCCCTACCTGTCTCCAGTGAGAGAGAGCAGGAATAtgccaggcacgctggctcatgcctgtaatcccagcattttgggaggccgaaacggggggatcacctgaggtcaggagttcaagaccagcctggccaatgtgacaaaaccccgtctctactcaaaatacaaaaactagccgggtgtggtggtgggcgcctgtaatcccagctactcgggggactgaggcacgagaatcacttgaaacccggaggtggaggttgccgtgagccgagatcacgctataggactccagcctgggctacagagcagtactccaactcaaaaaaaataaaaaataaaaaagagaaagagcaggAATATTGACCTCCATATTATCCCTGCAGAACAGGTCGGAGGCTGTGGTGCCCACAGGCTCCCAGTTTGGGCAGATGTGACTGTGGCTCTGAGTCCTTCAGGGGCGCTGGACCCCTGGCAGTGCCACCCATGGTGGAGGGAGGCTTTCGGATGCCCCTGCAGATGCTCACACTTGACTTCCCTCTCCCTGCGGCAGGAGAGCCTGTCCCGCCTCCTGTCCTCCTGTGGCCTCGTCCAGTCTGTAGAGTTGCAGGAGAAGCCGGACCTGGCCGAGAGCCCAAAGGAGTCAAGGTCGAAGTTTTTTCATCCCAAGCCGGTTCCGGTGAGCCGCCAAGCACGGGGTTCCACTAGAGTGAGGGGGGTGGGGCATTGTCCCCAGTGTGTTGGGGGAGCTGGCAGTGGGACGTCAGAGCATTCTCTGGTCCTGAGCCCATCCTCACCGTGTGTGGTGTAGGAGGCTGTCCAGGTGACAAAGCCTGTTACTCCTTCCCAGATTTGCCACATCCTTGCACTTCTTGCCTGGCTTTTTCCATCCTGTGTTAATGCTCAGGGACCGTCTCTGCTGGGCGCTTGCGGGGCCTCCCCCAGCTGCCCTCCTGCTTCCCCCGCTGAGGGAGCTCCTTCCCCAGGCTTAGGGGCCGGGTCTGCAGGAGCACTGTTCTTCACGGCtttcccagtggccctggagccCACACCTCCTCCCCACACAGTGGCATCTGGCATGGTGTGTGCCCAGGCCTGGCTTCCAAAAACCTGCCCTGGCCCAGGGCGACCCCTGCGTGTCACAGCATCCCTCCTGTGACTGGAAGAAAGGCAGCCTGTGTGTCCCCTCTTCCTGAGGAAGAGCTGGGAACAGCTGTCACTTCCCGCAGAAGCAGGATCACTGGAAGTGTGGCTGCCCCTGACCTGGGTTATGGGATGGCCTCTGGTTCTCTCCATGGCTCAGAAATAGCCTAGCACTGTCTCCCCTGGTGTAGCCACCGGCTAGGCTGAGGGCGGGCCTGGAGACCTTGTGCCAGACATGCGGAGGCGCCCCCAGCCTCTgacatctgtctctctcttcagGGGTTCCAGGTAGCCTACGTGGTGTTCCAGAAGCCAAGTGGGGTGTCAGCGGCCTTGGCCCTGAAGGGCCCCCTGCTGGTGTCCACAGAGAGCCACCCTGTGAAGAGTGGCATTCACAGGTAGTACCACGGGGGTGACTGGCACCTCCTTTCTGGGCTCTGGGTTGGCAGAACACTCTATGGGGACAGTGTCTGAATGTCACCAGCCAAGTCCATGCTCCCTGAGAGTGGCATGTGGAGGCCTGGGCAGGAGGACTGCGGGGCTGTGTCTGGGTCCCCAGGGAGTCATTAGCCTGAGTCCCTGGCACAGTGGCACAGGCATACTGGGCAGGCAAAGTGAGGGCCCAGCTTGCAGCCCCTGGGGTTTCCTTAGCACCTGCGCCCCGGGCCCTGTGGGAAAAGGTCTCCATTAGCCTGGCAGGCCCTGGGGTGGGGCCCAAATGCCAGGCCTGAGGAAGCCCCATTTCCCTGCCTCCCTTTTCCTCAGAGTGGATCAGTGACTACGCAGACTCCGTGCCCGACCCTGAGGCCCTGAGGGTGGAAGTGGACACGTTCATGGAGGCGTATGACC comes from Macaca mulatta isolate MMU2019108-1 chromosome 10, T2T-MMU8v2.0, whole genome shotgun sequence and encodes:
- the LOC710642 gene encoding LOW QUALITY PROTEIN: ribosomal RNA-processing protein 7 homolog A (The sequence of the model RefSeq protein was modified relative to this genomic sequence to represent the inferred CDS: substituted 2 bases at 2 genomic stop codons), with protein sequence MKVGPWRAGPERRAWSQGAGQTPRKRARAGAEPQLLAAPALPGGKMVARRRKRLARERDDRIPSPPGYTAIPIKFSEKQQASHYLYVRALGIXQGTKSTWPQKRTLFVLNVPPYCTEESLSRLLSSCGLVQSVELQEKPDLAESPKESRSKFFHPKPVPGFQVAYVVFQKPSGVSAALALKGPLLVSTESHPVKSGIHRXYHGEWISDYADSVPDPEALRVEVDTFMEAYDQKIAEEEAKAKEEEGVPDKEGWVKVTRRGRRPVLPRTEAASLRVLERERRKRARKELLNFYAWQHRESKMEHLAQLRKKFEEDKQRIELLRAQRKFRPY